GGCGAGGCGGTGCGCAGCGCGAGGAGCTTCGCCACCCCGCGGGTGGTCGTACGCCCCGCGGCGGGGGCCTCGGTCAGGGTCGTCATACCGTCGCCCCCGACTCGACCCGTTCCTTGACGGCGGCGAGGAAGCCCTCGGTGACCTGATCGCTTTGCTGCCGGGCGAAGGGCTCGACGAGCGGCAGGACGACGGGCGCGATGTCCACGTCGGCCTCGGAGCGGGTGTCGATCTCCAGGTAGGTGGTGCCGGTCGCGTTGCCAGGGGAGGTGCGGAACACGCCCCAGGAACGGAAGTTGTGCTCGCCGACCGGCTCCCAACGGATGGCGGCCGGGTCGGTGGTGTCGAACCTCGTCCGATGGTCGGGGGTGTGGCTGACGGCACCGTTGGAGATGGTGGCCAGCACGTAGTGGTAGACGTCGTCGCCCTCGGCGGTGAGGCTTTCCACCCCGGGCATCAGCAGGCCGCAGCCCACGACGTCGAGCAACAGCGCGCGCACGGCGGCCGGTTCGGCCTTCACCTCGATGCCGGCCACGCTGGCGGAGCGTATGGAGACCATGGCTGTCCTGTCCTTCGGGGAGGTGCTGGGGAGGCACTTCAGGAGGCGCTGAGCTTGGTGGCGTGGCCGATGTAGCTGGCCGACCGGTCGCCGGTGAGGGCGAACGTGCCGAGCCTGCGGTGGAGCAGCAGCCCGGGCAGCAGGGACGGCAGTGAGCGGACGGGGCCGAGGCCGTGGGTCTCATCGAGGACCAGGCCGGCGTCGTAGAGCAGTCCGCGCAGCTCGTTCGGCCGGATGAACATCTTCCAGTTGTGCGTGCCCGGCTTGATGACGCCGAGCAGCTTCTCGGCCACCAGGATGAGCAGCAGGTAGCTGCGCAGGGTGCGGTTGACGGTGTCGAAGAGGAGCACCCCGCCGGGCACCAGCAGCCGGTCGATCTCGGCCAGCGCCGCGGGCAGGTCGTGGAAGTGCTCCAGGACGTCGGAGGCGACGACGGCCTCCGCGCAGCCGTCCGGCAGTCCGGTGCCGTAGGCGGAGCCGACCAGGTAGTCCACCTCGACGCCGGAGACCGCCGCGTGCCGGCGGGCGGCGGCTACGGTGCCGGCCGACAGGTCGATGCCGGTGACGCGGTAGCCGCGGGCGGCGAGGTTCTCGGAGACCAGGCCGCCGCCGCAGCCCAGGTCGACGACGTGGATCGCGTTGGCGGGGCGGTCCGGGTATCGGGCCTTGAGGACGCGGTCGAAGTAGCCGGTGCGGGCCGGGTTCATCTCGTGCAGGGCGCGCAGCGGGCCCTCGGTGTTCCACCAGTCGTCGCCGACCTCGTCGTAGTACTCGTTGTCGATCGTGACCTGGTTCGGGTCCAGCGTGCCGGCCCGGCCGGGCTTCGTGCGGCCGGGGGTAGTTGAGGTTGCCATCACACCCACCTCGGGGTCTCGACCGGGCTGATGCCCAGGGTGGCCTTGCCGATGAACTCGCGGGCCATGTCATTGGTGAAGGGCAGCAGGGGGCCCGCCTTGACGTCCCGCCAGATCTGGCCGATGCGGGAGCCGTCCCGGATGCCGGAGCCGCCGATGACCTCGAAGGCGGTGGCGACGACGTGCTCGGCCTCGTTGGTGATGTGGTACTTCGGTATGCAGGTGTCGGCGACGAAGGCGGGCAGGTCCTCGCCGGGGTCGACGTGCCGGGTGGCATACTCGATGAGCAGGGCGTCCATGGTGGCCAGGGACGACCGCATCCGGGCGACCGCGAACTGGATGCCGGGCAGCCGCGCGAGGTCGGCGACCGCGGTCGTGGACCGGCCCCGGGTGCGCTCGACCGCCAGCTCGTACGCCCGCTCGGCCAGCCCCAGGAAGACGGCCGCGAAGCAGTAGTGGCCCCACTGCTGACGGGCCATGACAAACAGCGGGGTCAGCCCGTCGGGGAAGACGGAGTCCTCGGCGTCGACGGGCAGCGAATCGAGCTTCAGCGAGTGGGAGCCGGTCATCGGCAGCGCGAAGCCGCTCCAGCGGGAGACCACGTCGACGCCCTGCCGGGGCTTCTCGACGAAGAACGCCGCGAGGTTGAAAGGGGGTTCGAGGTGGGCGTCGTCCAGGCCGGCGGTGACGACCAGGTGGGTGGCGGCGTCGAACCCGGTCGCGAAGTGCTTCAGCCCGTCCAGGACGAACCCCTCGGGCGTACGGCGGGCGACGGTGGACGGCCGCACCCAGTTGCCGCCGGAGCCCTCGTCGGTGAACGGGCCGACCACGAACGCCCCGTCCCGCACCGCGCCGAACATCCGCTCGCGCACGGCCACACCGAGGTCGCTGCGCATCGAGCCGGTCAGCACGGCGTGGATGGCGAGGGTGAACGCGGTGGAGCCGCAGCCGCCGGCGATGATCCGCAGCAGCCGTGTGTTCTCCTCCAGGGTGGCCTCGAGACCGCCCAGCTCGCGCGGGACGTTGACGGCGGTGATCCCGGCCTCGACGAGGTCGCGGATGTTCTCGGCGACGAACTCGCCGGAGTCGTACGCCTTCTGGGACCGTTCCTCGAACCGCGTGGCCAGTTCGCGCGCGGTCTGCTGCAACTCGGCCCAGCGCGCGGCCCGTTCGGCGTCCGTGCCCAGGGCCTCCGTGACAGTGGTGGACATGATGGGCTCAGCCCTCCCAGCGGGGTTCGGCGAAGACCGGCACTCCGAGCGCGTGCTTGCCCGCCCACTCGGCGGTCACGTCGGAGTTCGGCGGGACGAGCAGCCCGGCCACCACGTCCCGGTAGGCGCGCTGCAGCGGGTGCGCGGACAACAGGGCGGAGCCGCCCTGGACCTGCATCGCCAGCACGACCACCTCGTGGGCCAGGCGGCACACGCTGTTCTTCATCACGCTCATCTCGATGTAGTGGCCCAGCGGGTCCGCGGCGATCTCGGTGTCGTGCTCGGCGCGTACGGCCTGGTAGAGGTGGGCCTCGGCGGCGGCGAGCCGGGTCCTCATCTCGGCGACCCTGAACTGGACGCCGGGCAGGTGGGCCACGGTCCGGTCCAGCACGTGCAGGGTGCGGCCGCGCTGTTCCCGTACGACCTGCTCCAGGGCGCCGCGGGCGATGCCGAGGAAGACGGAGGCGAAGCTGCACCAGGCCCAGTGCACGCCCTGCATGAACATCAGCGGCAGCGCGCCGGGCCGTCCGATCATGTACTCCTCGGCGACGAACAGGTCCTCCAGGAGCAGCGAGTGGCTGCCGGTGGCACGCATGCCGGCCGCGTCCCACTCGGCGGTGACGCGGACACCCCGCTCCGGCTTCGGCACGAGGAAGCCGACGGGCTCGGGCAGCCCCCGGTCGTCGGTGCGGGCGGCGGAGAGGAAGAGCAGGTCGGCGGCGGGGAAGCCGGTGAAGAACCCCTTGCGCCCGTTGAGGAGATAACCGCCCTCGACCGGTTGGGCCTTGGTGGTGGGATGCCACCAGTTGCCGCCGACCCCGGGCTCGCTGAAGCCACCGGCGATGACGGATCCGCGCTGCGCGATGGCCTCGTAGGCCCGCTCGGCGGCGGGCCCGCCGATCCCGGCGATCATCGCGATCCCGTGCACATGCATGTTGACGGCGAAGGCGGTGCTCGCACAGCCGGTGGCCAACGTCTCCTGCGCCCGGCACAGCTCCTCCAGCCCCGCTCCACCGCCGCCGTACTCGCGCGGCACGGTCATCGCGGTGTAGCCGGAGGCGACCAGCTCGCGGACGTTCTCGTGCGGGAAACTACCCGCCGCGTCGTGCTCTGCCGCCCGGCCGGCGAACCGCTCGGCCAACTCGGCGGCGAGCGCGACGTAGTCGGTGCGCGCCGGCGCGCCCTGGGTGAGGGTCATCGTGCGCTCCCCGCCATCAGGGGCCGCCCCTCGGGCACCGCCAGGGTCAGGTAGCGGACGAGGCTGCCGACTGTGTCGCCCTCGGCGCGAGTCGCCATGGCCAGCCAGTCCGCGATCTCCACCTCGCCGTACACCTCCCGGATGCGCTCGAAGAGTTCGGCCAGGTCCACCGAGTCCAGGCCGAGGTCGCCGGTGAGCCGGGAGCGCTCGGTGACCTCCCGGCCGGCCGTCTCGGGGCGTACGGCGACGAGTTGCTCGATCAGGGTCGTCATGAAGGCTTGCGCCCGGTCGTCCTGCACATCCACTCCTGGAAGCCGAGAGAAACCGCTGCCTGCGGGTGCGGTGCCGTTCGCCATGGTGGGAGCGGGGGCTGTAGCGGCGGTTGCGCGGCGCGGGAGAGGCACGGGAGGGGGTGCGGTTCGGGCGTGGGGAAGGGGACCGGCGGTGCGGGAAGGGGTGCGGTTCGGGCGCGGGGAAGAGGTGCGGCGGTGCGCGAGAGGTGCGGTCCGGGCTCTGCCAGGACGGCGGAGCGGGCTGGGCGAAGTCCGCACGGTTCGGCAACGCCCTGAAGGGGCGCGGGGCTGTATCGAATACGCGGCTACCGCCGCGTGGGCGTGACCAGCCACGACGGCGCAGCAGACAACCAACGACACATCGCGGCACTACCGACGGAGCGCCAGGGTGCCGTTCCGGCCATTTACGCTACGGCCGTTGCGAAAAGCAGTCCACTCTCCCTACCCTCAATAGCGAAACGGTCGTATCGAAATAACGCCGGGAAGGAACGACGCGTGACAGCTCCCGTCGCCCGCAGAGGGCGCCCCCGCAGTGAGGACGCCGACGGACGGATCCTGGAGGCGGCGCGCGAGCTGCTGTTCGAGTGCGGGTACGACGGGTTCGCCATGGACGAGGTCGCCGCCCGTGGCCGGGTCGCGAAGACCACGCTCTACCGGCGCTGGCCCACCAAGGATCATCTGCTCGTCGCCCTGGTCGCCAGGATGCAGGACGAGGTGCCGGTCGCCGACACCGGGCACCTCAGACAGGACCTGGTCGACTACCTCACCGCGGTGGCGGACGGCCTCAACCGGATGAGAGCGGTCGGCCGCCGCGGCAACCCGGAGGACCGGTCGGCCGGTGTCGTCGCCGAGTTGGTCGCCGCGGCCGGCCGGCACCCGGACGTGGGCGAGGCCGTACGGGCCCTGTTCGCCCGCCGCAACATCCTCCCGCTGGCCCTGCTCGACCGGGCCCGCGAGCGAGGCGAACTGCGCCCCGGCGCCGATTCGGAGGCGGTCTTCGACCAGCTGGCCGGGGCCCTGTACTACCGGCTCCTGGTCACCGGCGCGCCCATCGGTGCCGAATACGTCGAGCGGCTGGTCGACCAGGTGCTCGCGGGAGCCGCAGGGCACACCACCCCCCACCCAGAGAGGACCCGGTCATGACCCCCACCCAGGTCTTAGCCCGGCCCGCCCCGCCGACCACCGCCAAGCCCCGGCGCCGACGGCGCAGGTGGGCCCTGGTATCGCTGTCCGGATTGGCCGTCGTACTCGGCGGGTACACCTGGTGGACCCACACCCATGCGGTACGGCTCACCGCCTCCGTGGAGATCAAGGCCGCGCCGGAGGAGGTCTGGAAGGTGCTCACCGACTTCTCCGCCTATCCGCAGTGGAACCCCTTCATGACCCGGGGCGAGATCACCTCGGGCGACCGGCTGCGCCCCGGTGCGACCATACGCATCCGGCTGGACCAGCCGAGCGGCACCTCGACGATGACCCCCGAGGTCCTCAGCGCACGCCCTGGCCATGAGCTGCGCTGGCTCGGCAAACTCGGCCCCGGCTGGCTCGTGGATGGCGAACACCGGTTCCTGATCGAGAAGGCGGGCCCCGGCGTCGTACGGCTCACCCAAAGCGAGAGCTTCACCGGTGTCCTCGTTCCGATCGCCGAGGGAAAGCTGCAGGACGAGACGCTGCCCAAGTTCCGGGCGATGAACTCGGCGCTGAAGGAGCGCGTGGAGTCGGCGCGGCGTTGAGCCGCGTGGAATCGGCGTGGTGATGAACACGTCCGGCGCAAGCACCGCTTAAGACCGCCCCAGGACGATCCGGTCGCAGCGTACCGATCACGAGACGACCCGCTCGAGAAGGACATCACTGCCGGAGAGGAGACACGATGCGGTGGGAAGGTGTGTACGTCGCGGGTACGGGGGTGTGGCTCGGCGAGCCCGAGTCCGCCCGCTCGGCCGTGGAGTCCGGTGCGTACGACGCGGAGCAGGCC
The Streptomyces sp. CGMCC 4.7035 DNA segment above includes these coding regions:
- a CDS encoding SRPBCC family protein, producing MVSIRSASVAGIEVKAEPAAVRALLLDVVGCGLLMPGVESLTAEGDDVYHYVLATISNGAVSHTPDHRTRFDTTDPAAIRWEPVGEHNFRSWGVFRTSPGNATGTTYLEIDTRSEADVDIAPVVLPLVEPFARQQSDQVTEGFLAAVKERVESGATV
- a CDS encoding acyl carrier protein: MQDDRAQAFMTTLIEQLVAVRPETAGREVTERSRLTGDLGLDSVDLAELFERIREVYGEVEIADWLAMATRAEGDTVGSLVRYLTLAVPEGRPLMAGSAR
- a CDS encoding acyl-CoA dehydrogenase family protein; its protein translation is MTLTQGAPARTDYVALAAELAERFAGRAAEHDAAGSFPHENVRELVASGYTAMTVPREYGGGGAGLEELCRAQETLATGCASTAFAVNMHVHGIAMIAGIGGPAAERAYEAIAQRGSVIAGGFSEPGVGGNWWHPTTKAQPVEGGYLLNGRKGFFTGFPAADLLFLSAARTDDRGLPEPVGFLVPKPERGVRVTAEWDAAGMRATGSHSLLLEDLFVAEEYMIGRPGALPLMFMQGVHWAWCSFASVFLGIARGALEQVVREQRGRTLHVLDRTVAHLPGVQFRVAEMRTRLAAAEAHLYQAVRAEHDTEIAADPLGHYIEMSVMKNSVCRLAHEVVVLAMQVQGGSALLSAHPLQRAYRDVVAGLLVPPNSDVTAEWAGKHALGVPVFAEPRWEG
- a CDS encoding SRPBCC domain-containing protein; the encoded protein is MTPTQVLARPAPPTTAKPRRRRRRWALVSLSGLAVVLGGYTWWTHTHAVRLTASVEIKAAPEEVWKVLTDFSAYPQWNPFMTRGEITSGDRLRPGATIRIRLDQPSGTSTMTPEVLSARPGHELRWLGKLGPGWLVDGEHRFLIEKAGPGVVRLTQSESFTGVLVPIAEGKLQDETLPKFRAMNSALKERVESARR
- a CDS encoding TetR/AcrR family transcriptional regulator, translating into MTAPVARRGRPRSEDADGRILEAARELLFECGYDGFAMDEVAARGRVAKTTLYRRWPTKDHLLVALVARMQDEVPVADTGHLRQDLVDYLTAVADGLNRMRAVGRRGNPEDRSAGVVAELVAAAGRHPDVGEAVRALFARRNILPLALLDRARERGELRPGADSEAVFDQLAGALYYRLLVTGAPIGAEYVERLVDQVLAGAAGHTTPHPERTRS
- a CDS encoding acyl-CoA dehydrogenase family protein; its protein translation is MSTTVTEALGTDAERAARWAELQQTARELATRFEERSQKAYDSGEFVAENIRDLVEAGITAVNVPRELGGLEATLEENTRLLRIIAGGCGSTAFTLAIHAVLTGSMRSDLGVAVRERMFGAVRDGAFVVGPFTDEGSGGNWVRPSTVARRTPEGFVLDGLKHFATGFDAATHLVVTAGLDDAHLEPPFNLAAFFVEKPRQGVDVVSRWSGFALPMTGSHSLKLDSLPVDAEDSVFPDGLTPLFVMARQQWGHYCFAAVFLGLAERAYELAVERTRGRSTTAVADLARLPGIQFAVARMRSSLATMDALLIEYATRHVDPGEDLPAFVADTCIPKYHITNEAEHVVATAFEVIGGSGIRDGSRIGQIWRDVKAGPLLPFTNDMAREFIGKATLGISPVETPRWV
- the ubiG gene encoding bifunctional 2-polyprenyl-6-hydroxyphenol methylase/3-demethylubiquinol 3-O-methyltransferase UbiG codes for the protein MATSTTPGRTKPGRAGTLDPNQVTIDNEYYDEVGDDWWNTEGPLRALHEMNPARTGYFDRVLKARYPDRPANAIHVVDLGCGGGLVSENLAARGYRVTGIDLSAGTVAAARRHAAVSGVEVDYLVGSAYGTGLPDGCAEAVVASDVLEHFHDLPAALAEIDRLLVPGGVLLFDTVNRTLRSYLLLILVAEKLLGVIKPGTHNWKMFIRPNELRGLLYDAGLVLDETHGLGPVRSLPSLLPGLLLHRRLGTFALTGDRSASYIGHATKLSAS